One genomic region from Ralstonia pseudosolanacearum encodes:
- a CDS encoding NADPH-dependent F420 reductase, with the protein MKIGIIGTGNIGGALARKLSAAGHDVRVANSSGTEGVRAFAHGIGAEPTDVHGAVAGADGVILAILLPAMRALPTNLFAGVPIETTIIDTSNYYPGLRDSRILEIDNGLAESVWVARQIGRPVIKAFNNALAYTLAELGKPRGASQRLAIAVAGDDVGAKQTAMGLVDQMGFDPVDAGSLQDSWRQQPSTPAYCCDYEAETMREALAAAIPGVSATKRDQLPEHFAKLGPNPSHADVVAMNRRLNSVVG; encoded by the coding sequence ATGAAAATCGGAATCATTGGAACCGGCAACATCGGCGGCGCTCTGGCACGCAAGCTCAGCGCGGCAGGACACGACGTGCGTGTGGCAAATTCGAGTGGCACTGAAGGTGTGCGCGCGTTTGCCCATGGGATCGGAGCAGAACCAACGGATGTACACGGAGCCGTCGCAGGCGCCGATGGCGTCATCCTCGCCATCCTGCTCCCTGCAATGCGAGCATTGCCGACCAACTTGTTCGCAGGGGTGCCCATCGAGACAACCATCATCGATACGAGCAATTACTACCCGGGATTGCGGGATTCGCGCATTCTCGAGATCGACAATGGGCTGGCTGAGAGCGTCTGGGTGGCTCGCCAGATTGGAAGACCCGTAATCAAGGCATTCAACAATGCTCTGGCATACACACTGGCCGAACTTGGAAAACCGAGAGGCGCATCTCAACGCCTCGCCATTGCCGTGGCGGGAGACGATGTGGGGGCCAAGCAAACAGCGATGGGGCTGGTCGATCAAATGGGGTTCGATCCAGTTGACGCAGGCTCACTGCAGGACTCCTGGAGGCAGCAGCCGTCAACGCCAGCTTACTGTTGCGACTACGAGGCCGAGACGATGCGCGAGGCGCTCGCTGCCGCAATCCCCGGAGTTTCCGCCACGAAGCGGGACCAGCTGCCAGAGCACTTCGCGAAGCTGGGGCCGAACCCAAGTCATGCTGATGTCGTAGCCATGAACCGTAGGTTGAATTCCGTTGTTGGATAG
- a CDS encoding oxidoreductase produces MSKSKVIVITGVSSGIGRATAAKFALRGCRVFGTVRNLARTQPIAGVELIQMDIRDESSVQRGIETIIRQAERIDVLVNSAGVTLLGATEETSVAEAQTLFDTNVFGILRTTRAVLPHMRTQRSGRIVNISSVLGFLPAPYMGLYSASKHAVEGMSETLDHEVRKFGIRVALVEPSFTKTSLDTNAPHAASKVSAYDAERGVVSQAIQKNVQQAPDPDGVASTVIDAALGAWKMRRTPKGEASLLSRLRRFMPAGPVDSGLRKTFGLS; encoded by the coding sequence ATGTCCAAATCCAAAGTTATCGTGATTACCGGCGTGTCCTCGGGCATCGGCCGCGCCACCGCCGCAAAGTTTGCCTTGCGGGGTTGCCGGGTATTCGGCACCGTACGCAACCTCGCAAGAACGCAGCCGATCGCAGGCGTTGAACTGATCCAGATGGATATCCGTGATGAATCCTCGGTTCAACGGGGAATCGAGACCATCATCAGGCAGGCCGAACGCATTGATGTGCTAGTCAACAGTGCAGGCGTGACGCTGCTGGGTGCGACCGAAGAAACGTCGGTTGCCGAAGCGCAGACGCTGTTCGATACCAACGTGTTCGGCATCTTGCGTACCACGCGAGCCGTATTGCCGCACATGCGCACGCAGCGCTCGGGGCGGATCGTCAACATCAGCTCGGTGCTTGGCTTCCTGCCGGCGCCGTACATGGGCCTCTATTCGGCGTCCAAGCATGCGGTAGAGGGCATGTCCGAGACGCTGGACCACGAGGTACGCAAGTTCGGCATCCGCGTGGCGCTTGTCGAGCCCTCGTTCACCAAGACCAGCCTGGATACCAATGCGCCCCACGCGGCGTCCAAGGTATCTGCCTACGATGCAGAGCGCGGCGTCGTTTCTCAGGCGATTCAAAAAAATGTCCAACAAGCCCCCGATCCCGATGGCGTCGCAAGCACGGTCATCGATGCCGCACTGGGTGCGTGGAAGATGCGCCGCACGCCCAAAGGCGAGGCCTCTCTTCTGAGCAGGCTGCGCCGTTTCATGCCGGCAGGCCCGGTCGACTCGGGTCTACGCAAGACGTTCGGACTCTCCTGA
- a CDS encoding MFS transporter has product MTHPDNSATTASATMVQAAPNVQPNTTPPWPVFWVASVAVFLVSMDGTMLFAAFSALRTGFPRATAADLSWVLNAYTVAYAATLIPSGGLADKHGRKKVFLIGVALFLAASVACGLSPSVGWLVAARVLQAIGAALLTPASLSLVLAAFPISKRAVAISLWGAVGALAAAVGPSLGAFVIASIGWQWAFYLNVPLGLAAIWRGATLLTEAKQHTTNRPLDLFGMGLLIVGTGALALSIVQSESPGWSRHELLGLAGIGLLSILGFVAWARVAAAPLVDLGLFRNPTYRYVNLATLSFGTAFSMMFFGFFFYMKSIWHFSLPLAGLAITPGPLLVIPVATLSGRIASRHGHRPLLVAGSVLYASSAVWFLLVPGLTPAYLTHWLPGMLLSGVGVGMVMPSLSGAAVSRLPANHYAVGGAINQAIRQIGSVMGVALTVLLLGHAGLQRADFDVLYLCHMGLALLTAVLCLPVNTLPHAIAKSR; this is encoded by the coding sequence ATGACGCATCCAGACAACTCTGCCACCACGGCGTCTGCCACGATGGTTCAGGCGGCACCCAACGTGCAACCCAACACCACGCCACCTTGGCCGGTGTTCTGGGTCGCCAGCGTAGCGGTGTTCCTTGTCTCGATGGACGGCACGATGCTGTTCGCCGCCTTCAGTGCCTTACGCACGGGGTTTCCTCGCGCCACCGCGGCGGACCTTTCGTGGGTGCTCAATGCGTACACCGTCGCCTATGCTGCCACACTGATTCCTTCGGGCGGACTGGCAGACAAGCATGGGCGCAAGAAGGTATTTCTGATCGGTGTCGCGTTGTTCCTGGCAGCGTCCGTTGCGTGTGGCCTGTCGCCGAGCGTTGGATGGCTCGTTGCAGCGCGCGTGCTGCAAGCTATTGGCGCAGCGTTGCTGACGCCCGCATCGCTCTCGCTCGTGCTGGCAGCGTTCCCCATCAGCAAGCGGGCGGTGGCGATCAGTCTATGGGGCGCAGTGGGTGCGCTGGCCGCTGCAGTGGGGCCAAGTCTTGGGGCATTCGTCATCGCATCGATCGGCTGGCAGTGGGCCTTCTATCTGAACGTGCCTTTAGGGCTGGCTGCCATTTGGCGCGGCGCGACGCTGCTCACCGAGGCAAAGCAGCACACCACCAACCGCCCGCTTGATCTGTTCGGGATGGGCTTGCTGATCGTCGGGACAGGCGCTTTGGCACTTTCCATCGTGCAATCGGAATCGCCTGGCTGGTCGCGCCATGAACTGCTGGGGCTTGCTGGCATCGGGCTCTTGAGCATCCTCGGATTTGTGGCCTGGGCGCGCGTTGCTGCTGCACCGCTGGTCGACCTGGGGTTGTTTCGCAACCCGACTTACCGGTACGTCAACCTCGCAACGTTGAGTTTCGGCACCGCGTTTTCGATGATGTTCTTCGGCTTCTTTTTCTACATGAAGTCGATCTGGCATTTCTCGCTGCCGTTGGCGGGTCTTGCCATCACGCCAGGGCCGTTGCTGGTGATTCCAGTGGCCACCCTGTCGGGCCGAATTGCTAGTCGGCATGGCCACCGTCCACTGTTGGTGGCGGGTAGCGTGCTCTACGCGAGCAGTGCCGTGTGGTTCCTACTGGTGCCCGGCCTTACCCCTGCTTATCTCACGCACTGGCTGCCGGGCATGCTGCTCAGCGGTGTGGGCGTGGGCATGGTGATGCCGTCGCTCTCGGGTGCCGCAGTCAGCCGCTTGCCTGCGAACCACTACGCGGTGGGCGGTGCAATCAATCAGGCAATACGGCAAATCGGTTCTGTCATGGGCGTCGCCCTGACAGTGCTGCTGCTCGGTCACGCCGGCTTGCAACGTGCCGACTTCGATGTGCTCTACCTCTGCCATATGGGCTTGGCGCTGCTGACCGCGGTCCTGTGCTTGCCCGTCAACACGTTGCCCCATGCCATCGCTAAGTCCCGGTGA
- a CDS encoding efflux transporter outer membrane subunit, with protein sequence MLPKYSLAALLVASLAAGCAVGPDYVKPDAPVPERFQGQRAVEQLTANAAADLSAWWAGFGDPQLTRFVQLALEQNLDLAQAFARVTQARAGLGAANAALLPSGNVTGQAARAYQSVETPLGRVLNSRPGFDRYGNAFEADANASWELDVFGGLRRGREAALADYQASQAGAVATRLAVAAQTADIYITIRGLQTRLKVARHQVQTQEELLSTVNLLYGKGLAAELQVRQAEGALAQVRASIPQLETGLDAAMNALDVMLGSVPGTHRAELAQGGDIPAAPQIAISGSPGELLRRRPDLIVAERRLAASNARIGVAIAEYYPKFSLSALLGSATSVGAGSLFGSGASQFAGVLGLRWRLFDFGRINAQIDQAKGQEAEMLAAYRLAVLRATEDVEDAFSALVKREEQAAVLTQGVDSLGRARNASFAAYQKGVVSLIEVLQADESLLRASDARAQAQTESARAAVAAFKALGGGWQPDESAAIASK encoded by the coding sequence ATGTTGCCAAAATATTCCCTTGCGGCCCTTCTCGTTGCCAGCCTGGCAGCCGGGTGTGCCGTCGGCCCGGACTATGTGAAGCCCGATGCGCCGGTTCCCGAACGATTCCAGGGTCAGAGGGCGGTCGAGCAGCTCACCGCCAATGCCGCCGCTGACCTGTCCGCGTGGTGGGCCGGCTTCGGCGATCCGCAACTCACTCGGTTCGTGCAGTTGGCACTGGAACAGAACCTGGACCTTGCCCAGGCTTTCGCCCGCGTCACGCAAGCCCGTGCAGGCTTGGGCGCCGCCAATGCCGCGTTGCTGCCCTCGGGCAACGTCACGGGCCAGGCAGCGCGCGCGTACCAGTCCGTCGAAACTCCGTTGGGCCGCGTATTGAATTCAAGACCCGGCTTCGACCGCTACGGCAACGCGTTTGAAGCCGATGCCAATGCAAGCTGGGAGTTGGACGTGTTCGGCGGCCTGCGCCGCGGCCGAGAAGCAGCACTGGCCGACTACCAGGCCTCCCAGGCTGGCGCAGTCGCCACACGGCTGGCAGTGGCCGCACAGACGGCCGATATCTACATCACCATCCGCGGCCTGCAGACGCGCCTGAAGGTGGCCCGCCATCAGGTACAGACGCAGGAGGAGCTGCTCTCCACGGTCAACCTGCTCTACGGCAAGGGACTGGCAGCCGAGCTTCAAGTCAGGCAGGCCGAAGGCGCGCTCGCTCAGGTGCGCGCTTCCATCCCGCAGCTTGAGACAGGTCTCGACGCGGCGATGAACGCGTTGGACGTGATGCTCGGGTCGGTGCCGGGCACGCACCGGGCAGAGCTTGCGCAAGGCGGCGACATCCCGGCCGCGCCGCAAATTGCCATCAGCGGATCGCCGGGCGAATTGTTGAGGCGCCGGCCTGACCTCATCGTCGCCGAGCGCCGCCTGGCGGCGTCCAACGCACGCATCGGTGTCGCCATTGCGGAGTACTACCCGAAGTTCTCGCTCAGTGCCCTGCTGGGCAGCGCCACATCGGTGGGCGCCGGCAGCCTGTTCGGCAGCGGTGCCAGCCAGTTTGCGGGCGTGCTCGGTCTGCGCTGGCGCCTGTTCGATTTCGGCCGCATCAATGCGCAGATCGATCAGGCCAAGGGGCAAGAGGCGGAGATGCTCGCGGCGTACCGGCTCGCCGTGCTGCGCGCCACGGAAGATGTGGAAGACGCCTTCTCTGCGCTGGTCAAGCGCGAGGAGCAAGCGGCCGTGCTGACGCAGGGTGTGGATTCGCTTGGCCGCGCACGAAACGCATCGTTCGCCGCCTATCAGAAAGGCGTCGTTAGCCTGATCGAAGTCCTGCAAGCCGATGAAAGCCTGTTGCGTGCATCGGACGCGCGCGCCCAGGCCCAGACGGAATCTGCACGTGCCGCCGTCGCGGCATTCAAGGCACTAGGCGGTGGCTGGCAACCCGACGAATCAGCCGCCATTGCAAGCAAATAG
- a CDS encoding cytochrome P450, translated as METLNLSSADIEPVRYKLYESRRQNTPALWYPEANSWLVFRHQDVASLARSPMVRTDYLVREKISDAMLDADPSLREIVATISRWMVYNEAPIHGRLRTFMNRTFDRGYIERVRERIASILAPRIEALKGREEFDFVETLAHPVPAEILAAMLGLDEIEIVDFLRWSDAIADFMQDFVISPVPNRVIAQATAKQLLEMKAALREAIAVRRRQPKEDLLTDLACAAGDGGDAITEEELMLQLIHLIFGGHKIPQFVLANTLHLLFKNPQYLVHGEEATFDKISKIVDESMRVESPIQFITRHAVDDFMLHGEHIKKGQSIYLMLGSANRDAEVFGDPDTFQPDAPKRKGIHYGTGPHVCIGAALAGVTIANILCQFLQATRSVEPLYDLNNPEWTRNDTFHGVARMPIKVTYR; from the coding sequence ATGGAAACGTTGAATCTATCTTCTGCTGATATTGAACCGGTTCGCTACAAGCTGTACGAATCCCGCCGTCAGAATACGCCGGCGCTGTGGTATCCGGAAGCCAATAGTTGGCTCGTCTTCCGCCACCAAGACGTGGCCAGCTTGGCGCGTAGTCCTATGGTGCGGACGGACTATTTGGTGCGCGAAAAGATCTCCGATGCGATGCTGGATGCCGACCCCTCTCTGCGGGAGATCGTGGCCACCATCTCTCGATGGATGGTCTACAACGAGGCCCCTATTCATGGTCGCCTCCGTACTTTCATGAACCGCACCTTCGATCGTGGCTACATTGAGCGCGTGCGCGAACGTATTGCATCGATCCTTGCCCCACGGATCGAAGCATTGAAGGGGCGAGAGGAGTTCGATTTCGTCGAGACGCTAGCCCACCCGGTGCCGGCCGAAATCTTGGCTGCCATGCTGGGCCTGGACGAGATCGAAATCGTCGATTTTCTGCGCTGGTCGGACGCGATTGCCGACTTCATGCAGGATTTCGTGATCTCTCCCGTACCGAACAGGGTGATTGCACAAGCCACCGCAAAACAGCTGCTTGAGATGAAGGCGGCGCTACGGGAAGCGATCGCGGTGCGCCGTCGACAACCCAAAGAGGATTTGCTTACCGATCTGGCCTGTGCTGCTGGCGATGGTGGCGACGCCATCACGGAGGAGGAGCTGATGCTGCAGCTCATCCACCTGATCTTTGGCGGGCACAAAATCCCCCAGTTCGTGCTGGCTAACACATTGCACCTGCTGTTCAAGAACCCGCAATATTTAGTGCATGGCGAAGAGGCAACCTTCGACAAGATATCCAAGATCGTCGATGAGAGCATGCGGGTGGAATCGCCTATCCAGTTCATTACCCGGCATGCGGTCGATGATTTCATGCTCCACGGCGAGCATATCAAGAAGGGCCAGTCGATCTATCTGATGTTGGGCTCGGCCAATCGTGATGCCGAAGTGTTCGGCGATCCGGATACCTTCCAGCCCGATGCCCCCAAGCGCAAGGGGATCCACTACGGCACAGGGCCCCACGTGTGCATCGGTGCCGCGCTGGCTGGCGTCACGATTGCGAATATTCTTTGTCAGTTTCTTCAGGCCACGCGTTCGGTCGAGCCCCTCTACGATCTGAACAATCCCGAGTGGACACGCAACGACACCTTCCATGGTGTCGCTCGGATGCCGATCAAGGTGACGTATCGCTAA
- a CDS encoding IS5 family transposase produces MKQADLGLNLSTKRTRKREFLEEMARVVPWADLVMLIAPYAPEGKRGRPPFAVETMLRIHFLQQWFGLSDPAMEEALHDVPLYREFAGLDNWTTRLPDESTILRFRHLLEKHKLAAEMLALVNEMLRGKGLMLKAGTVVDATLISAPSSTKNASGERDPEMHQSKKGNQWYFGMKAHIGVDAESGLVHTVRGTAGNVNDVVEANSLLHGEETDAFGDAGYQGAHKRPDARAGVRWHVAMKPGKRRALSKDRPLDGLIDQIEHAKASIRAKVEHPFRVIKRQFGYAKVRYRGLRKNTAQLMTLFALSNLWMVRGKLHGATA; encoded by the coding sequence ATGAAACAAGCCGACCTTGGACTGAACTTGTCGACCAAACGCACGCGCAAGCGTGAGTTTCTGGAAGAGATGGCCCGTGTGGTGCCATGGGCCGATCTGGTGATGCTGATCGCGCCCTACGCGCCCGAAGGCAAGCGCGGTCGGCCGCCGTTTGCCGTGGAGACGATGCTGCGCATCCACTTTCTGCAACAGTGGTTCGGCCTGTCTGACCCGGCGATGGAAGAGGCGCTACACGACGTGCCGCTGTACCGCGAGTTTGCGGGGCTGGACAACTGGACCACGCGGCTGCCCGACGAGAGCACGATTCTGCGCTTCCGTCATCTGCTGGAGAAGCACAAGCTGGCGGCCGAGATGCTGGCGCTGGTCAACGAGATGCTGCGCGGCAAGGGGCTGATGCTCAAGGCCGGCACGGTGGTGGATGCCACGCTGATCAGCGCACCGAGCTCGACCAAGAATGCATCGGGCGAACGCGATCCAGAGATGCATCAGAGCAAGAAAGGCAACCAGTGGTACTTCGGCATGAAGGCGCATATCGGTGTGGACGCCGAATCTGGGCTGGTGCACACAGTGCGGGGCACGGCGGGCAACGTGAACGACGTGGTCGAAGCCAACAGCCTGTTGCACGGTGAGGAAACCGATGCCTTTGGCGACGCGGGCTATCAGGGGGCACACAAGCGCCCGGATGCCAGGGCTGGCGTGAGGTGGCATGTGGCAATGAAGCCCGGCAAGCGCCGGGCGTTGAGCAAGGACCGCCCGCTGGACGGGTTGATTGACCAAATCGAGCACGCCAAGGCCAGCATCCGGGCCAAGGTCGAGCATCCGTTCCGGGTGATCAAGAGGCAGTTCGGTTACGCCAAGGTCCGCTACCGGGGGTTGAGGAAGAACACCGCGCAGCTCATGACCTTGTTCGCGCTTTCCAATCTGTGGATGGTGCGCGGCAAGTTGCATGGAGCGACCGCATGA
- a CDS encoding HD domain-containing protein: MKAINRRSLFCGGYVLDSIALRRYPQRKSYVRDLVRRLDRIPQILPLTYREQARTRGDHSRNIVRILDQVRFPADLIGLSVSLKQAAMLHDIGHAMHGHASERAINAWAGQTWFSNDLHSARLLYHVAPCDDHVLPMFATQAFAHLADIRPTGAMHVQMAGGKSRVLEFLDDLENAIGDAGDLIRHKMVSPSTLSAEVGGGLNFPKQKTFAAAAAWLFRHGFNGSHESLLTLSRSDSGASQSLRQIRALVDEARLSCDAITRADTQAEHEMVELCHHVAKENPERNVAWLIDVVATTDLEYAA; this comes from the coding sequence ATGAAAGCCATTAACAGAAGGTCGCTCTTTTGCGGGGGCTATGTTCTGGACAGCATTGCCCTGCGACGCTATCCCCAACGCAAAAGCTACGTACGCGATTTGGTCCGGCGGCTCGATCGCATTCCGCAGATCCTCCCGCTGACATACCGGGAACAGGCGCGCACCAGGGGGGACCATTCCCGCAACATCGTGCGCATTCTCGATCAGGTCAGGTTCCCTGCGGACCTGATCGGCTTGAGTGTTTCGCTGAAGCAGGCCGCAATGCTCCACGACATTGGCCATGCCATGCACGGACATGCCTCGGAGCGGGCGATCAATGCATGGGCCGGCCAGACCTGGTTCTCCAATGATCTCCATTCGGCGCGGCTGCTCTATCACGTGGCTCCCTGCGATGATCACGTGCTGCCGATGTTCGCGACTCAGGCGTTTGCGCACCTGGCCGATATTCGGCCGACCGGGGCGATGCACGTCCAGATGGCCGGCGGAAAATCGCGCGTGCTTGAATTCCTGGATGATCTCGAAAATGCGATCGGAGATGCCGGGGATCTCATCCGTCACAAGATGGTCTCTCCCTCAACGCTATCCGCTGAAGTCGGTGGTGGCCTCAATTTTCCCAAGCAGAAAACGTTCGCCGCCGCGGCAGCGTGGTTGTTTCGCCATGGCTTCAACGGGAGCCATGAATCGCTGCTGACCTTGAGCAGATCGGACAGTGGAGCCAGCCAGTCCCTTCGGCAGATCCGCGCGCTGGTCGACGAGGCGCGGCTGTCTTGCGATGCAATCACGCGTGCTGATACTCAGGCGGAGCATGAGATGGTCGAGCTATGCCACCACGTAGCCAAGGAAAACCCCGAGCGCAATGTCGCATGGCTGATCGACGTCGTCGCCACCACGGATCTGGAATACGCTGCATGA
- a CDS encoding IS630 family transposase yields the protein MRCVVELSEVEKLTLEQLSLNHRHRDIRTRAAGMVMLGDGLSAPKVAGRLGVSVQSPYNWVRAWNEYGVCGLLSGHGGGRPRSLPENMVATAVDAARAESLTLAQIAQRVQEVHGQPLPCQIETLGAALKREGFSFKRNRYSLKKKRCEEEFAVKADVLGKLQQAARDQAIRLLYLDEAGFAASPVVQRAWSPRGLPHCVEPHSHCRRSVLGAFDYGQNSLIHAAHAHSIKGPDVEQFLDALIRQDDSRPTIIVLDNAAIHHSISEETRDRWFREHKALLFFLPPYSPELNMIEIVWKHFKYHWRRFVNWTRDTIDAELAELLSGYGSKFQINFS from the coding sequence ATGCGATGCGTGGTCGAGTTGAGCGAAGTGGAGAAGCTGACGTTGGAGCAATTGAGCCTGAATCACCGGCACCGCGACATCCGCACGCGCGCAGCGGGGATGGTCATGCTCGGCGACGGTTTGTCGGCCCCCAAGGTCGCGGGCCGGTTGGGCGTTAGCGTGCAGTCGCCCTACAACTGGGTGCGTGCCTGGAACGAATACGGCGTGTGCGGCTTGTTGAGCGGTCACGGCGGCGGCCGCCCCAGGTCGCTGCCCGAGAACATGGTCGCCACGGCGGTCGACGCTGCGCGCGCCGAATCTCTGACACTGGCGCAGATCGCGCAGCGCGTGCAGGAAGTTCATGGGCAACCGCTGCCATGTCAGATCGAGACACTGGGCGCGGCGCTCAAGCGCGAAGGCTTCTCTTTCAAGCGCAACCGCTACTCGCTCAAAAAAAAACGGTGCGAAGAGGAGTTCGCTGTGAAAGCAGACGTGCTCGGCAAGCTCCAGCAGGCCGCGCGCGACCAGGCCATCCGGCTCCTCTATCTCGATGAGGCTGGCTTTGCAGCTTCGCCCGTTGTGCAGCGCGCATGGTCACCACGAGGGCTGCCCCATTGTGTTGAACCGCACAGCCACTGCCGACGTTCTGTGCTCGGTGCGTTCGACTACGGGCAGAACAGCCTGATTCACGCCGCGCATGCGCACAGCATCAAAGGCCCCGATGTCGAGCAGTTTCTCGATGCGCTGATTCGGCAAGACGACAGCCGACCCACCATCATCGTCCTCGACAACGCAGCCATTCATCACAGCATCAGCGAGGAAACCCGCGACCGCTGGTTCAGGGAACACAAAGCGCTCCTGTTCTTTCTGCCGCCCTACAGCCCCGAACTGAACATGATCGAGATCGTCTGGAAGCACTTCAAATATCACTGGCGTCGCTTCGTCAACTGGACACGCGACACCATCGACGCTGAACTAGCCGAACTCCTATCCGGCTACGGCTCCAAATTTCAAATCAATTTTTCGTGA
- a CDS encoding phage integrase family protein codes for MKTRLLPVAPSAGALPGFPDAAELAVLRAWHAGLSAREAVERYLGERRAPGESSRGILGRIRRQLAALARRRQREDLALLFEIAATERTRQGRVADQAIELLRTLPLPEPAISDDVALWLDARAVAVLRAAGIDTLADLTVRVPRRRRWWAAIPGLGQAGARRIEAFFAEHPRLTERAKALIAEQPRGVVVPWEQLRLPHEVDGSEGQFRAPRETCVLNADNDYEAVQAWLSLHESPATQRAYRKEAERLILWAIIERGRPLSSLTTEDAIAYRGFLRHPSPHERWVGPARPRASADWRPFTDGLSARSIAYSLSVLGAMFRWLIQQRYALANPFAGIKVRGGGRTAALDASHAFSEGEWALVRTLADGLEWSYGWEAPAAQRLRFVLDFAYATGLRASELITARLGGIETDRQGDHWLSLIGKGSRAGKVALPPLARTALDRYLVERGLPVTQARWNPQTPLIGALGLDPDGGITGSRLWSVMRRFFRVAADLIEHDHTALAEKLRKASPHWMRHTHASHALARGAELTTVRDNLRHASISTTSIYLHGDDVKRARQIEAAFAAP; via the coding sequence ATGAAAACGCGTCTACTCCCCGTCGCTCCCTCCGCAGGGGCACTTCCAGGTTTCCCCGATGCCGCTGAACTCGCCGTACTGCGTGCCTGGCATGCGGGCCTGTCCGCACGCGAGGCCGTCGAGCGCTACCTCGGCGAGCGACGGGCGCCCGGGGAGTCCTCGCGCGGCATCCTCGGCCGCATCCGGCGCCAGCTCGCGGCGCTCGCGCGCCGGCGCCAACGTGAGGACCTGGCCCTGCTGTTTGAGATCGCGGCGACCGAGCGCACAAGGCAGGGCAGGGTGGCCGACCAGGCCATCGAGCTGCTGCGGACACTGCCGTTGCCGGAACCCGCCATCAGCGACGATGTGGCACTGTGGCTGGATGCGCGCGCGGTGGCGGTGCTGCGGGCGGCCGGGATCGACACCCTGGCGGACCTGACCGTCCGCGTGCCGCGTCGGCGTCGCTGGTGGGCGGCGATTCCGGGGCTCGGTCAGGCCGGCGCTCGACGCATCGAGGCCTTCTTTGCCGAACACCCACGGCTCACGGAGCGCGCCAAGGCACTCATCGCCGAGCAGCCGCGCGGCGTGGTGGTCCCGTGGGAACAGTTGCGCCTGCCGCACGAGGTGGATGGCTCCGAAGGGCAATTTCGCGCGCCGCGCGAGACCTGCGTCCTCAACGCCGACAACGACTATGAGGCGGTGCAGGCGTGGCTATCGCTGCACGAATCGCCGGCCACCCAGCGCGCGTATCGCAAGGAAGCGGAACGCCTGATCTTATGGGCGATCATCGAGCGCGGCCGGCCGCTGTCTTCGCTGACCACCGAGGATGCCATTGCCTATCGGGGCTTCCTGCGCCATCCGTCGCCGCATGAACGCTGGGTCGGCCCGGCACGGCCGCGTGCATCGGCGGACTGGCGCCCCTTCACCGACGGGCTGTCGGCGCGCTCGATCGCGTATTCGCTGTCGGTGCTGGGGGCCATGTTCCGCTGGCTGATCCAGCAACGCTATGCGCTGGCCAATCCGTTTGCCGGCATCAAGGTCAGGGGAGGGGGGCGGACCGCCGCGCTGGATGCCTCGCACGCCTTTTCCGAAGGCGAATGGGCCCTGGTCCGGACCCTCGCCGACGGGCTGGAGTGGTCCTATGGCTGGGAGGCACCGGCGGCCCAGCGATTGCGCTTCGTGCTGGATTTTGCCTATGCGACGGGGCTGCGCGCGAGCGAACTGATTACCGCCAGACTGGGCGGAATCGAAACGGATCGACAGGGCGATCATTGGCTCAGCCTGATCGGCAAGGGCAGTCGTGCAGGGAAGGTCGCGCTGCCACCACTGGCGCGCACCGCGCTCGACCGCTACCTGGTGGAGCGCGGCTTGCCCGTCACGCAGGCACGCTGGAATCCCCAGACCCCGCTGATCGGCGCCCTGGGGCTCGATCCCGACGGCGGCATTACCGGCAGCCGGCTGTGGAGCGTGATGCGGCGCTTCTTCCGGGTGGCGGCCGACCTCATCGAGCACGATCACACCGCGCTGGCCGAGAAACTGCGCAAAGCCAGTCCGCACTGGATGCGCCATACCCATGCCAGCCACGCGCTGGCCCGCGGCGCCGAACTGACCACGGTGCGGGACAACCTGAGGCACGCATCCATCTCGACCACATCGATCTATCTGCACGGCGACGACGTGAAGCGGGCACGCCAGATCGAGGCGGCGTTTGCGGCGCCTTAG
- a CDS encoding PaaI family thioesterase, whose protein sequence is MDTDPKSVAWIRQQFDAEQRICEAGGSPGLARREQITNKTGRAILDAMMSGELPYPPMNETMNMTLLEVDDGRAVSQGIPLQQHYNPLGTVHGGWFATLLDSALGCAVQTSLPAGRSYTTAERSMNIVRPASHKTGPLRAVAAVVHSGRQMATAEARVEDANGKLYAHATTTCFIFDVPAA, encoded by the coding sequence ATGGATACCGATCCGAAGTCAGTTGCTTGGATACGCCAGCAGTTCGACGCAGAGCAGCGCATTTGCGAGGCCGGTGGCTCGCCCGGTCTCGCCAGAAGGGAGCAGATTACCAACAAAACCGGCAGAGCGATTCTCGACGCCATGATGTCTGGCGAATTGCCTTATCCGCCGATGAACGAAACCATGAATATGACGTTGCTGGAGGTAGACGACGGCCGCGCTGTGTCCCAAGGTATCCCGCTGCAGCAGCACTACAACCCGCTGGGCACCGTGCATGGCGGCTGGTTTGCCACGCTTCTGGACTCTGCACTTGGCTGTGCCGTGCAAACCTCGCTGCCGGCGGGGCGCTCCTACACCACGGCCGAACGCAGCATGAACATCGTGCGACCGGCCTCCCACAAGACCGGCCCGCTGCGAGCCGTCGCTGCGGTCGTTCACTCGGGTCGCCAGATGGCGACAGCGGAGGCTCGTGTCGAAGACGCCAACGGCAAGCTCTACGCACATGCCACGACCACATGCTTCATCTTCGATGTACCCGCCGCCTGA